Proteins found in one Synechococcus sp. LA31 genomic segment:
- a CDS encoding efflux RND transporter periplasmic adaptor subunit, with the protein MKLAAVSMAPFSDAIDTVSTLEAYELVQLAAQASGRIQQLPISQGDVVKAGQLLLVLDQEQIRAELADLKAQEQKAKLNWQRYEFLVPQGAATAQQRDEFKAQYISAREAVIARQADLAYSNLRSPLPGVVADVQVKIGDVLRAGDPFTKLIKNNTLLARVEVPSTYAERIRVGLPVQLSLPGTTKVLADTRVSSVDPTVTAGNQALLVKALLPNPGGVLRNGQRLRTRLLLDSREQPSVPFVAVRQTSGQSFVWRVGSLQDLEAQPGQAPIEKLRRLPAGTRFALQTPVTLGSIQDNRYPVLSGLRSGQMVITTNLLKLRHGMPVAVAN; encoded by the coding sequence GTGAAGTTGGCGGCGGTGTCGATGGCTCCCTTCAGTGATGCGATCGACACGGTGAGCACCTTGGAGGCCTACGAGCTGGTACAGCTGGCAGCCCAGGCATCCGGGCGCATCCAGCAGTTACCGATCTCGCAAGGCGATGTGGTGAAGGCGGGCCAATTGTTGCTCGTGCTTGATCAGGAGCAGATCCGTGCTGAATTAGCTGATCTGAAAGCTCAGGAACAGAAGGCAAAGCTCAACTGGCAGCGCTATGAATTTCTTGTGCCACAAGGAGCGGCCACCGCTCAGCAGCGCGATGAATTCAAGGCGCAGTACATCTCAGCTCGAGAGGCGGTGATCGCCAGGCAGGCCGATCTCGCCTACAGCAACCTGCGCTCGCCGTTGCCTGGTGTGGTGGCGGATGTGCAGGTGAAGATCGGGGACGTGCTGCGGGCAGGCGATCCGTTCACCAAGCTGATCAAAAACAACACGCTGCTGGCGCGCGTTGAAGTGCCCTCCACCTACGCCGAGCGGATTCGTGTGGGGTTGCCTGTGCAGCTGAGCCTGCCGGGCACCACCAAGGTATTGGCTGACACCCGCGTGAGTTCCGTTGATCCCACGGTGACTGCCGGCAATCAGGCTTTGTTGGTCAAAGCTCTGCTGCCGAACCCAGGTGGTGTGTTGCGCAATGGGCAGCGTTTGCGTACACGTTTGCTGCTGGACAGCCGTGAGCAGCCATCGGTTCCGTTTGTGGCTGTACGGCAGACCTCGGGTCAGAGTTTTGTCTGGCGGGTGGGCAGCCTTCAAGACCTGGAGGCCCAGCCCGGGCAGGCCCCGATTGAGAAGTTGCGACGACTGCCGGCAGGGACGCGCTTTGCCCTGCAGACACCGGTGACGCTGGGCTCGATCCAAGACAACCGCTACCCAGTGCTCTCTGGCTTGCGTTCTGGGCAGATGGTGATCACCACCAATTTGCTCAAACTGCGCCACGGCATGCCTGTTGCCGTGGCGAACTGA
- a CDS encoding alpha-D-glucose phosphate-specific phosphoglucomutase — protein MTSGVQQIPLDQPFLDQKPGTSGLRKSSRQFETPHYLESFIEAILQTVPGSVGGTLVVGGDGRYGNRRAISVIARMAAAHGVARIITTTGGILSTPAASNLIRQRQATAGIILSASHNPGGPEGDFGVKVNGSNGGPAPESLTNAIYACSQSLNGYRIHDEVTLDLDTPGQHSIGNLQIEVIDGVEDYVALMQKLFDFDLIRDLLSNNFPIAFDAMHAVTGPYAKRLLEELLGAPAGSVHNAAPLEDFGGGHPDPNLTYAHELAELLMGSDAYRFGAACDGDGDRNMILGTRCFVNPSDSLAVLTANATVVPGYASGLAGVARSMPTSAAADVVAKELGIPCFETPTGWKFFGNLLDAGRITLCGEESFGTGSDHIREKDGLWAVLFWLNILAKRREPVAQIMAEHWGRFGRHYYSRHDYEAIASDAAHGLYNRVKDMLPSLVGQSFAGRTIATADDFAYTDPVDGSITTGQGLRLLLDDGSRVVLRLSGTGTQGATLRVYLESYVPPSGNLEQDPQVALGDLIRAIDALAEIKSRTGMDHPTVIT, from the coding sequence ATGACCAGCGGCGTGCAGCAGATCCCGCTTGATCAGCCTTTTCTTGACCAGAAGCCTGGCACCTCTGGCCTGCGCAAAAGCAGTCGCCAATTTGAAACCCCTCACTATCTGGAGAGCTTCATTGAAGCGATCCTGCAAACCGTGCCGGGCAGCGTGGGCGGAACGCTCGTCGTGGGTGGCGACGGACGGTATGGCAATCGTCGCGCCATCAGCGTGATCGCACGCATGGCCGCAGCCCACGGCGTGGCCAGGATCATCACCACCACAGGTGGCATCCTCTCCACGCCAGCAGCCTCCAACCTGATCCGCCAGCGGCAGGCCACCGCCGGAATCATCCTGTCGGCCAGCCACAACCCTGGAGGCCCCGAGGGTGACTTCGGCGTGAAGGTGAATGGCTCCAACGGCGGGCCTGCCCCGGAATCCCTCACCAACGCCATCTACGCCTGCAGCCAAAGCCTCAACGGCTATCGCATCCACGATGAGGTCACTCTGGATCTCGACACACCAGGGCAGCACAGCATCGGCAACCTGCAGATCGAGGTGATCGATGGGGTGGAGGACTACGTCGCCCTGATGCAAAAGCTGTTCGACTTCGATCTGATCCGCGATCTGCTGAGCAACAACTTCCCGATCGCGTTTGACGCGATGCATGCCGTAACCGGACCCTATGCCAAGCGGCTCCTGGAGGAACTGCTGGGAGCACCCGCCGGCAGCGTGCACAATGCGGCGCCCCTGGAGGATTTCGGCGGCGGCCACCCCGACCCCAACCTCACCTACGCCCATGAGCTGGCTGAGTTGTTGATGGGCAGCGACGCCTACCGCTTCGGCGCCGCCTGTGACGGCGACGGCGATCGCAACATGATTCTGGGAACTCGCTGCTTCGTTAACCCCAGCGACAGCCTGGCGGTACTCACCGCCAACGCAACCGTGGTGCCGGGTTACGCCTCAGGCCTAGCCGGGGTCGCCCGCTCCATGCCCACCAGCGCAGCCGCTGATGTGGTGGCCAAAGAGCTCGGCATTCCCTGCTTCGAAACCCCCACCGGCTGGAAATTCTTCGGCAACTTGCTGGATGCGGGCCGGATCACGCTCTGCGGAGAAGAAAGCTTCGGCACCGGCTCCGATCACATCCGCGAGAAAGACGGCCTCTGGGCGGTGCTGTTCTGGCTCAACATCCTGGCCAAGCGGCGAGAGCCGGTGGCGCAGATCATGGCGGAGCACTGGGGCCGCTTCGGCCGCCACTACTACTCCCGCCACGACTACGAAGCCATCGCCAGCGACGCCGCGCATGGTTTGTACAACCGCGTGAAGGACATGCTGCCTTCGCTCGTGGGCCAAAGCTTCGCTGGGCGCACGATCGCCACCGCCGACGACTTCGCCTACACCGATCCGGTGGATGGCTCAATCACCACTGGCCAGGGCCTGCGTCTGTTGCTTGATGACGGCAGCCGCGTGGTGCTGCGGCTCTCGGGCACCGGCACCCAGGGCGCAACCCTGCGGGTGTATCTGGAGAGTTACGTGCCCCCCAGCGGCAATCTGGAGCAAGATCCCCAGGTCGCCCTCGGCGATCTGATTCGAGCCATCGATGCATTAGCGGAAATCAAAAGCCGCACAGGCATGGATCACCCCACCGTGATCACCTGA
- a CDS encoding efflux RND transporter permease subunit → MSFSDNFIKRPVLTTVCSILIVLVGVIAIPTLPIANLPNIAPPLIQVTANYSGANSLVTEQAVTNPLEQQINGVPGASYISSTSNMEGQSIIQVYFDETTDIDIDQVNVQNRVSLAMPQLPAQVSATGVSVQQSTPSILLAYQVSSRDGQFDAAYLNGLVYEQLYYPLERVPGVANVNILGGTNPAYWLNVDPVKLAANKLTATDVINAVKSQNSTAIGGLVGGPPAAGDQMYTYPLLVEDNGNLMSIEAFNKLIVGRSPSGNVLLLSDVGDVSYGFNNYTTSAVNTDNHPAITVAVFQTPDSNALDVADAVVQEMTSFAAQVPPGVTVDQVYNIGQFIESSVEGVVDALGLAIVLVLLILFLFLQNWRATVVPSLAIPISLIGTFAFIKVFGFSINQLTLLGLVLATGLVVDDAIVVIEAVSKNIEAGMKPRQAALACMGELFGALVATALVLMAVFVPVAFYPGSIGIIYQQFALTIAFSIAISAFNALTFSPMLSGLILRSGTPPQPRGWAWPVAGVVVGLAFGRFSSASFGNWTYLLGVVLGGLAGANLPLIFDRFNAFFAKLQAGYARLVQALITKRRYVMAGLGGGIVLTVLAFTALPQAFIPDEDQGYILGIYQLQNGASLSQTQKMGEQIAGILKQEDDVLSAAVISGYGFNGSSPDQGTIMVGLKPLADRTGQANSSFAVADRLNAKLSQLDTGLAVIGQPPAVPGFSAQGGFYFQFNDLSGNYSFNQLNDQAKTLIGAGQASGEFSSLYTQFIPSAPAFDLKVDRSLMGALNVDYSEAMSTIAALAGGSYTGLTYENGQVRNVYVQSVDEQRAEVEDILSYYVKSRDGDLVQVSQFAEANLNSAPPIISHYNLYRTVLIQGAQAVGKSSGQALAAIQNLFQKQDFTNIGYAFTGLAALQLSAGSASVLVFGLGILIVYLVLSAQYESYVTPVIILMTVPLAMLGALAFLAIRSIDLNIYAQVGLVTLIGLAAKNGILIVEVAEQHLEGGMSAAEAVVASAESRLRPILMTAIAALAGFLPLVVANGAGAQSQQSLGTVIFGGLVVATVLSLGVVPPFYVVIKHLEERWFGSAQPEEA, encoded by the coding sequence ATGTCGTTTTCCGATAATTTCATCAAGCGGCCGGTTCTGACCACCGTTTGCAGCATCTTGATCGTTTTGGTGGGCGTGATTGCAATCCCCACCCTGCCGATTGCGAATCTCCCCAATATTGCCCCGCCACTGATTCAGGTTACCGCCAACTACAGCGGTGCCAATTCACTGGTGACGGAGCAGGCTGTTACCAATCCCCTGGAGCAGCAAATCAATGGTGTGCCTGGGGCTTCCTACATTTCCTCCACGAGCAACATGGAGGGGCAGAGCATTATCCAGGTCTATTTCGATGAGACCACTGATATCGATATTGACCAGGTTAACGTTCAAAACCGGGTTTCCCTGGCGATGCCCCAGTTGCCGGCTCAGGTGTCGGCAACTGGTGTTTCAGTTCAGCAGAGCACCCCATCGATTTTGCTTGCCTACCAGGTTTCTTCGAGAGACGGTCAATTTGATGCGGCGTACCTCAATGGCTTGGTTTACGAGCAGCTTTACTACCCGTTGGAGCGTGTGCCTGGTGTTGCCAATGTGAACATCTTGGGTGGCACCAATCCCGCTTACTGGCTCAATGTTGATCCAGTGAAGCTCGCCGCCAACAAGCTAACTGCAACGGATGTGATCAATGCAGTTAAATCTCAGAACAGCACGGCGATTGGCGGTCTAGTGGGTGGACCTCCGGCTGCTGGCGATCAGATGTATACCTACCCGCTGCTCGTTGAAGATAATGGCAACTTGATGTCGATTGAGGCATTCAACAAGCTGATTGTTGGTCGCAGTCCTTCGGGCAATGTGTTGTTGCTCAGTGATGTTGGTGATGTGTCCTATGGCTTTAATAACTACACCACATCTGCGGTTAATACCGACAACCACCCTGCTATTACGGTTGCCGTTTTCCAAACACCCGATAGCAACGCTCTCGATGTTGCCGATGCTGTTGTTCAGGAGATGACCTCGTTTGCCGCGCAGGTCCCCCCTGGTGTCACGGTTGATCAGGTCTACAACATTGGCCAATTCATTGAGTCATCTGTTGAGGGGGTGGTGGATGCCCTCGGCCTGGCGATTGTGTTGGTGTTGTTGATCCTGTTTCTGTTCCTGCAGAACTGGCGCGCCACTGTGGTGCCGAGCTTGGCCATCCCGATCTCTCTGATCGGCACCTTCGCCTTTATCAAGGTGTTTGGATTCTCGATCAATCAACTCACGCTGCTCGGGTTGGTGTTGGCCACAGGCCTTGTGGTGGATGACGCGATCGTAGTGATCGAAGCTGTATCGAAGAATATTGAAGCTGGTATGAAGCCGCGGCAGGCGGCTTTGGCCTGTATGGGGGAGCTGTTTGGTGCTCTTGTTGCGACAGCTTTGGTGCTGATGGCGGTGTTTGTTCCCGTGGCGTTTTACCCGGGAAGTATCGGCATCATCTATCAGCAATTTGCACTCACAATCGCGTTTTCAATTGCCATTTCGGCTTTCAACGCGCTCACCTTTTCGCCCATGCTTTCAGGCTTGATCCTGCGCAGCGGCACTCCTCCGCAACCGCGCGGCTGGGCTTGGCCTGTGGCTGGTGTGGTGGTGGGTCTCGCCTTCGGACGCTTCAGTTCCGCCTCCTTTGGCAATTGGACTTACCTGCTCGGTGTGGTGCTGGGTGGCCTAGCCGGCGCCAACCTGCCGCTGATTTTTGATCGCTTCAACGCCTTTTTTGCCAAGTTGCAAGCGGGTTATGCACGTTTGGTTCAGGCTCTGATTACCAAGCGGCGTTACGTGATGGCCGGCCTTGGTGGTGGGATTGTGCTCACAGTCTTGGCCTTTACAGCCTTGCCTCAAGCCTTCATTCCCGATGAAGATCAGGGCTACATCTTGGGGATCTATCAGCTCCAGAACGGCGCGTCACTCAGCCAAACCCAGAAGATGGGTGAGCAGATCGCCGGCATCCTCAAACAAGAAGATGATGTGCTCTCTGCCGCGGTGATCAGCGGCTATGGCTTCAACGGCTCCAGCCCTGATCAGGGCACGATCATGGTGGGCCTGAAGCCTCTAGCTGATCGCACTGGTCAGGCCAATAGCTCTTTCGCGGTTGCCGATCGGCTCAATGCAAAGCTCTCTCAGCTTGATACAGGCTTGGCAGTGATTGGCCAACCACCTGCTGTGCCTGGCTTCTCCGCACAAGGTGGTTTCTATTTCCAGTTCAACGACCTCAGCGGCAATTACTCCTTTAACCAGCTGAATGACCAAGCCAAAACCTTGATCGGGGCGGGGCAGGCCAGTGGTGAATTCTCCTCGCTCTACACCCAGTTCATTCCCAGTGCACCCGCTTTTGATCTCAAGGTGGATCGCTCGTTGATGGGGGCTCTCAATGTGGATTACTCCGAAGCGATGAGCACCATCGCGGCTCTGGCTGGGGGGAGCTACACCGGCCTCACCTATGAGAATGGTCAGGTTCGCAATGTGTACGTGCAGTCTGTTGACGAACAACGCGCTGAGGTTGAAGATATTCTTAGTTACTACGTGAAAAGCCGAGACGGTGATTTAGTGCAGGTTTCTCAGTTTGCTGAAGCTAATCTCAACAGCGCGCCCCCGATTATCAGTCATTACAATCTCTATCGCACGGTATTAATTCAAGGTGCTCAGGCTGTTGGGAAAAGCTCCGGACAGGCTCTTGCTGCCATTCAGAACCTGTTCCAGAAGCAGGATTTCACCAATATCGGATACGCCTTCACAGGATTGGCTGCGCTTCAGCTCTCCGCTGGTAGTGCCAGCGTCTTGGTGTTTGGTTTGGGCATTTTGATTGTGTATCTGGTGCTTTCAGCTCAATACGAGAGCTATGTGACGCCAGTGATCATTCTGATGACGGTGCCATTGGCCATGTTGGGTGCCTTGGCATTCTTGGCGATCCGTTCGATTGATCTCAATATCTACGCTCAGGTGGGATTGGTTACGCTGATCGGTCTCGCCGCAAAAAATGGCATTTTGATTGTGGAGGTGGCTGAGCAGCATCTTGAGGGCGGCATGTCTGCTGCCGAGGCCGTGGTGGCTTCGGCTGAATCAAGGCTGCGTCCCATCTTGATGACGGCGATTGCAGCGCTGGCCGGTTTCCTGCCCTTGGTTGTGGCCAATGGAGCCGGTGCACAAAGCCAGCAGTCGCTCGGCACCGTGATCTTTGGTGGCCTTGTCGTGGCTACGGTTCTCTCATTGGGTGTAGTGCCTCCCTTCTATGTGGTGATCAAACACCTTGAGGAGCGCTGGTTCGGCTCTGCACAACCTGAGGAGGCCTGA
- a CDS encoding efflux RND transporter permease subunit produces MSASNQFITRPVLTTVCSLLIVIAGLIAIPILPVENLPDIAPPTVKVRATYTGADAVSVEQGVTSVLEQQINGVENMDFITSSSSADGVSSISVAFNSGTDGDINQVNVQNRVALAEPQLPEEVRKAGVSVNKASNSILLVYNFGSADPDQISYSAETISGLLDLNLTDSIKRVKGVGDLTYFGNRKLAFRLWLDPEKLTAYSLSSTDVVSQLTSQNRLVPAGQVGGEPSPEGQEYTFTVQLQGRLRSVEEFENLIVRTTEDGGLVRLRDVGRVELGGETYAVSATDKEGVASVGLAVYQLSGSNALEVSNGVKQVLADFAETMPVGMKMEKIYDNTDFISASIQGVVNSLRDAVVLVVLILFLFLQNWKATLVPGIAIPVALVGTFALVLGFGFSLNQLTLFGLVLATGLVVDDAITVIEDTSAKKAQGMSALQAAKSTMDELFSAVIATSLVKFAVFLPVLFFPGATGTIYKQFAATVIFSIAISTFNALTFSPMLSALLLGRESEPPSRRGYAVAGSVIGFIYGLLVIGGGAVLVLLPFAVAAALGLVLSRISSRSLTLPMAAGGAISGLVLVGVTNVLPVLLYPAVGLALGWSTPQIFTRFNRFYTLVEQRYAAALAWALDQRRLVMGGLAGGVLLTAIAFQLIPGGFVPIEDQGYAIGFVQAPEGVSTQVTERINRQVAEVLRSEPDITAASVFSGASLDGNSPNKGLFFFGTRNWSERRQADQSMSAIVERLNRKLAADVVGARTFVVEPPAIPGYGTGGGFEFQLLDQSGGAYDLPAFNANALQIIQAANADSALQRVYTLFSPESPQIEIKVDRDRMAALNVDFGAAMQSFSVNFGGLYVNDTFQEGKVRRVYVQAQPDSRATPEQLAALYVKDRSGEQQIPLAEFFTVEQVVGPSVVPHFNLYRSIKIEGSPAAGKSSGQAIQAMKRLFARQDAQGLGFDWTGISREEVKAGALAVVIFALGILAVYLVLAAQYESYSDPLIILMTVPTAMLGALIFLALRGEVLNVYAQVGLVMLIGLAAGNGILIVDLANQRMAAGDSALNAARFAASSRFRPILMTAISSLFGFIPLVFASGAGARSQASLGAVVFGGLLIATVLSLFVVPVFYVVMKSLIARFNDEPNGRPSLS; encoded by the coding sequence ATGTCTGCTTCTAACCAATTCATCACCAGACCGGTGCTGACAACGGTGTGCAGCCTGTTGATCGTGATCGCAGGACTGATTGCGATACCGATTCTGCCTGTTGAAAACCTGCCGGACATTGCACCACCCACTGTGAAAGTGCGTGCCACCTACACCGGTGCTGATGCTGTATCTGTGGAGCAGGGCGTTACAAGCGTGCTCGAGCAGCAGATCAATGGCGTTGAAAATATGGATTTCATCACATCGTCGAGCTCGGCTGATGGTGTGAGCTCGATCAGTGTGGCTTTTAACAGTGGTACCGATGGTGATATCAACCAGGTGAATGTGCAGAACAGGGTCGCCCTGGCTGAGCCGCAACTGCCTGAGGAAGTGAGGAAGGCCGGGGTCTCGGTGAATAAAGCCTCCAACTCAATCCTGTTGGTCTATAACTTTGGTAGTGCAGATCCTGATCAGATTTCCTACAGCGCTGAAACGATCAGTGGCCTGTTGGATCTCAACCTCACCGATTCCATCAAGCGCGTGAAGGGGGTTGGTGATCTCACCTATTTCGGTAACCGCAAGCTGGCGTTCCGTCTTTGGCTTGACCCTGAAAAGCTCACGGCCTACAGCCTTAGCTCTACAGACGTTGTCAGTCAGCTCACGAGTCAGAACCGTCTTGTGCCTGCTGGTCAGGTGGGTGGTGAACCCTCGCCAGAGGGCCAGGAATACACCTTTACGGTTCAGCTTCAGGGGCGTCTGCGCAGCGTTGAAGAATTCGAAAATCTGATTGTTCGCACCACCGAGGATGGCGGTCTTGTGCGGCTGCGCGATGTGGGTCGCGTTGAGCTAGGCGGTGAGACCTATGCGGTGAGTGCCACCGATAAAGAGGGCGTTGCGTCTGTGGGGCTTGCCGTTTATCAGCTCAGCGGCAGCAATGCTCTGGAGGTGTCTAATGGCGTGAAACAGGTGCTGGCCGACTTCGCTGAGACGATGCCGGTGGGCATGAAGATGGAAAAGATCTACGACAACACCGATTTCATCTCGGCCTCCATTCAGGGCGTGGTGAATTCCCTGCGGGATGCTGTGGTGCTGGTGGTTCTGATCCTGTTCTTGTTTCTACAGAACTGGAAAGCCACCTTGGTGCCTGGAATCGCTATCCCGGTGGCGCTGGTGGGGACGTTTGCCCTGGTGCTCGGGTTTGGCTTCTCCCTCAATCAGCTCACGCTCTTTGGTTTGGTGCTGGCCACAGGCCTGGTGGTGGACGATGCTATTACGGTGATTGAAGATACGTCGGCCAAGAAAGCGCAGGGAATGAGTGCGCTTCAGGCTGCGAAATCCACCATGGATGAGCTCTTCTCGGCGGTGATTGCCACCTCCCTGGTGAAGTTCGCTGTGTTTCTGCCGGTGTTGTTCTTCCCCGGTGCCACGGGCACGATCTACAAGCAGTTTGCTGCAACTGTGATTTTTTCGATCGCGATCTCAACCTTCAACGCCCTCACGTTCTCACCCATGCTCTCTGCGTTGCTGCTGGGCCGGGAGTCGGAGCCGCCGAGTCGCCGCGGCTATGCGGTTGCCGGCAGCGTGATTGGATTCATCTATGGGCTGTTGGTGATCGGTGGTGGCGCTGTCTTGGTGCTCCTTCCCTTTGCGGTGGCGGCTGCCTTGGGCTTGGTGCTCAGCCGGATCAGCTCCAGATCGCTCACGTTGCCGATGGCAGCTGGTGGTGCGATCAGCGGGCTGGTGTTGGTGGGTGTAACCAATGTTCTGCCCGTGTTGCTCTACCCGGCGGTTGGTTTGGCGTTGGGCTGGAGTACACCGCAGATCTTCACTCGGTTCAATCGTTTTTATACCCTCGTTGAGCAGCGCTACGCCGCTGCCCTGGCCTGGGCTTTGGATCAGAGGCGCCTGGTGATGGGAGGCCTGGCCGGTGGTGTTCTGCTCACAGCCATCGCCTTCCAGCTGATCCCAGGTGGTTTTGTCCCGATCGAAGATCAGGGTTATGCCATCGGGTTTGTGCAGGCTCCTGAAGGTGTGTCAACTCAGGTCACTGAGCGGATCAATCGCCAGGTGGCTGAAGTGTTGCGCAGTGAGCCTGATATCACTGCCGCCTCCGTGTTCAGCGGTGCCAGCCTGGATGGCAATAGCCCCAACAAGGGTCTCTTCTTCTTTGGAACCCGCAACTGGTCAGAGCGCCGCCAGGCCGATCAGAGCATGTCGGCGATCGTGGAGCGCTTAAACCGCAAATTGGCGGCGGATGTGGTTGGTGCTCGCACCTTCGTGGTGGAACCCCCCGCGATCCCTGGCTACGGCACCGGTGGCGGCTTTGAATTCCAGTTGCTCGATCAGAGTGGCGGGGCTTATGACCTGCCTGCATTTAATGCCAACGCCCTGCAGATCATTCAGGCCGCCAATGCTGATTCAGCTCTGCAGCGCGTTTACACCCTCTTCTCGCCAGAGTCGCCGCAGATTGAGATCAAGGTTGATCGCGATCGCATGGCGGCTCTCAATGTTGATTTCGGTGCAGCGATGCAGTCGTTCAGCGTGAACTTCGGAGGCCTTTATGTGAATGACACCTTCCAGGAAGGAAAAGTGCGCCGTGTGTATGTGCAGGCTCAGCCTGACAGTCGGGCGACTCCCGAGCAGCTCGCGGCCCTCTACGTGAAGGATCGCAGCGGCGAGCAACAGATTCCGCTGGCTGAATTTTTCACGGTGGAGCAGGTTGTTGGACCCAGTGTGGTGCCTCACTTCAACCTCTACCGATCAATCAAAATTGAGGGAAGCCCTGCTGCTGGCAAGAGTTCTGGGCAAGCGATTCAGGCGATGAAGCGCCTGTTTGCTCGCCAGGATGCTCAGGGGCTTGGTTTCGATTGGACGGGTATCTCTCGTGAGGAAGTGAAAGCCGGTGCTTTGGCGGTGGTGATTTTTGCCCTCGGCATCTTGGCTGTTTATCTGGTGCTGGCTGCCCAGTATGAGAGCTATAGCGATCCGCTGATCATCCTGATGACGGTACCAACCGCGATGCTTGGTGCCCTGATCTTCCTGGCTTTGCGCGGTGAGGTGCTGAATGTTTACGCCCAAGTGGGCTTGGTGATGCTGATTGGCCTTGCTGCTGGTAACGGCATCTTGATCGTTGACCTCGCCAATCAGCGTATGGCCGCAGGTGATTCCGCCCTCAATGCAGCGCGGTTTGCAGCTAGCTCAAGGTTTCGGCCGATCTTGATGACAGCGATTTCCTCGCTGTTTGGCTTTATTCCTCTGGTGTTCGCCAGTGGCGCAGGTGCCCGCAGCCAAGCATCGCTTGGTGCTGTGGTGTTTGGTGGCTTACTGATTGCCACCGTGCTGTCGTTGTTTGTGGTGCCTGTGTTTTATGTGGTGATGAAGAGCCTGATTGCTCGTTTCAATGATGAACCCAACGGCAGGCCCAGTCTGAGCTGA
- a CDS encoding efflux RND transporter periplasmic adaptor subunit, whose product MLSVQVATVAEAQFNPSIDVVSQLSSTTDVALRPETDGRVVKILATQGQRVKAGDPIIVLDNVQQTASLDASKAEARKDFLNAERYVFLNQQGAVSTRDRDYYVTKAIQSRDQVKANAATLGYKYVTAPIDGVIGDLDTVKLGDYVRQGQAITGIVDNSTLWTLMDVPATQVTRVALGQTVQLTTQTNPPVTGQGKVVFISPYFGFSGTDKSPNTVLVKATFPNLTGRLKTGQYVKNKIITGSTRELAVPVSSVLMQAQQPFVYRLVTLSQALPQIKASSQIPDTQKQKLEKLPPSTPIVVQTAVKLGPLQGNSYPVLSGLQSGDRVVTSNTALLRSGMPVKPVSSSSAAAN is encoded by the coding sequence ATGTTGTCGGTGCAGGTGGCCACGGTCGCTGAGGCTCAGTTCAACCCATCGATCGATGTGGTGAGCCAGCTCAGTTCCACGACGGACGTGGCCCTTCGGCCGGAAACCGATGGCCGGGTCGTAAAAATTCTTGCCACCCAGGGGCAGCGGGTGAAAGCCGGCGACCCGATCATCGTGCTCGACAACGTGCAGCAGACGGCGAGCCTCGATGCCAGCAAGGCGGAAGCTCGCAAGGATTTTCTCAACGCTGAACGATACGTCTTTCTCAATCAGCAGGGTGCTGTTTCCACCCGCGATCGGGATTATTACGTTACGAAGGCGATTCAGAGCCGCGATCAGGTGAAGGCCAATGCTGCAACCCTTGGCTACAAATACGTTACGGCACCGATTGATGGCGTCATCGGCGACCTCGATACGGTGAAGTTGGGCGATTACGTGCGCCAGGGCCAGGCCATCACGGGAATTGTGGATAACTCCACCCTCTGGACGCTGATGGATGTGCCGGCGACGCAGGTCACACGGGTTGCCCTGGGTCAGACGGTGCAGCTCACGACGCAGACCAATCCACCGGTGACAGGTCAAGGCAAGGTGGTGTTTATTTCTCCCTACTTCGGATTCAGTGGCACAGATAAGTCGCCCAACACCGTGTTGGTGAAAGCAACCTTTCCCAATCTCACCGGCCGTTTGAAAACAGGCCAATACGTGAAGAACAAAATCATCACCGGCTCCACTCGCGAGCTTGCCGTGCCGGTTTCTTCGGTGTTGATGCAAGCCCAGCAACCATTTGTCTATCGCCTGGTGACCCTCTCTCAGGCGCTTCCTCAGATCAAGGCATCCAGCCAGATTCCGGATACGCAGAAGCAGAAACTGGAGAAGCTGCCACCCTCTACGCCCATCGTGGTTCAAACGGCCGTGAAGCTGGGGCCACTGCAGGGCAATAGCTATCCAGTTCTTTCCGGGCTTCAAAGCGGTGATCGCGTGGTCACGAGTAACACGGCTTTGCTGAGGTCTGGGATGCCGGTGAAGCCCGTGTCATCGTCTAGTGCCGCCGCGAACTGA